The following DNA comes from Megachile rotundata isolate GNS110a chromosome 9, iyMegRotu1, whole genome shotgun sequence.
GTCAAAACCGGTTAGTCCAATctcaaaaaattgatttttgtctAAGAAAGTTATTTGATTTTAGAAAAGTTATTGGGTTATTTGATATCACTGACTAAGTAAATACTTTTGGCAGTTACTGTTTCACTCACGCACAGCGTTGCCATACGCACGGAAAATGATCGCGGGCAGAATTTTAGTGACGCAGTAATTGCATGGTGTTCGCAAATCGCATATATGTATAGCTTCACATGACGTCATCTTTTCCCCTGCATGGGGAAATTCTACTGGCGACTCTGCTCACGCATTTCAGACGTTCAGCGGCAAGGTCACATCTATAAAACGCGGAACGAAAACCTCTTGCCCCACCAGCGTTTCATATAGAGCCAGCTTTCTAACTTTGCACAGTATACAGTTGAACGTTCACCATGAAGGAACAATCGGGCATTAATAACGGTTAGTTTTTCATCGCATTGAATTTTTTACGCAAAAAAATACGTATATCATCTTTCCTTTTCTTGTGGACCTTGTTTTGTGAATCTATAGATCAAATTCGGTTTAGAGAGTCATACAGTAATTTTTGAAGGTTAGAGAAATGTGAAGTGATCTTGGGGGCCTCATGCGGGAAAATCGTGAAACTCCGAATAAGTTATGGTGCTCTTCGTCTTTCACGTATTACTCTGTTAAGGAGAGACAAGGATAGCAAGCATGATGCGTAGAAATCCAATTTCGTTATTTATGGAGTTTAAGATGAAGAAGCAGTGCTTAGGCATTGTTTTTTTTCCACATTTCCGTTGAACTAGTGGCGAGTAGAAATAAATAAGGTTATAAATAGTGAAAAGACAACCTTCTGATTATCTCTATTgacaaaatatatcaaaatttatttcgtataagaataatgaattattgtaagaagttttagaaatattatagtaaatGCAAACTCTCTTTTTTTGAACGAAAGCAGTATTTTAGAAAATGGCACTTACTTTCTTTATTTCCACTCTTTAGTTATTAGAGTGATAGCAGAATTCGAAAAGTAGTTTTAACTTATCGAATATCTTGTActtattgaataatttaaacagTTTACTGTATTACAAATATCATATCCGCTTTTCgcgaaaattaaatatttttaaatccgaTTTTTAGTGGATTacgttttattaatttataatatttcttcatttcaagatttttgaGCAATAAAATGTTACTTGCGTGTCAACATGATTGCTGTTCTCATGAGGAGAAACGGGTTTGCCCATCTTTATCTGAAGTTTCTTACTTTTCCTGTTGACTCATAACTGTACAGTTAGATATAGCAAAATCTTAAACCTTAGGAAGTTACATATTTTCTATACATAAGGTTCTTCTATAACTCTATAATGTTTTAAAActgatatttaatttcttttgtagttgaaaaattagtaaaattaactTTGTTAACTTTCATAATTCTTGTTTGCACCAATCATAAATGTTCATAATATGCAAAACAACTATAATAGATTAATTTCAGAAAAGACAAAATTTGTCTAAATACGTAGactataaacattttatacgtAAACAAATTCAAAAGTTGATGTGACGTTAAATTTTCATGGATTATTTATTCATGATAGAAATTGTGTATCGCGAATTGCTTGCAACCCTTTATTGCATGGTTTCtccatttaaaaatgaagttcttATAAATAGTAATGATAtagatgaataaatattttctgttcAAAATACTTCCGAATATTTcccatttaaaatatttaaattttctaaaattttacaatattttaaaaagatgCAGATCAGaactataaatacaaaaaacaagAGATATTTTCAATACTTccatttattaaacaaattacaATTCGTTTACATTTGaccaaacaaaaattttatcgcATTATTTCATGTAGCAATACGATGCAAGGAAACATTAATAATCTCATAATAacatgaaaataatatatttagaaaaataataaatcaaacaTCCTCTTGTGGCCTTGAAAATCATAGTGAATCTCTGGATGTATTCCGCCTTCTGACGAGACCTTTGTTAATTGTACTACACGCCGGGTATAATAACGAGGAAGATAATTACATACAAAGTGCAATCCAACTCATTGTCAGATGACattaaaatcaaattatatttcaaGAATAAGAAAAACGTTTCATTATACTATACATGTCACAACAAAGTGATTAAAGAAGGTTTCACTGAAATTCAACAAGACATAATACATAATCAAATACACCAAAAAATTTTATGTATACTTATCAATTATTCCAGTTTAGTAATATCTATTTCGAGACGCTGTCTGTTCTTAGAAAAGGCAGAATATTCTGTCCAGAACACCTGTATACTAGAAATAGGACTGCCAATTATTGACATTTTATTGGCAGTGAATGATACAGTGGGACCTCTATATtccataaatatacatatatagtatGCATTATATTAGgagtaccgaaaagtaatcaaaatttcgttcGCTttcaaaaaacatttatttatcaaagaaatcttaaatgctaattaataaaatattttctaacgcTTCTTgtcagcgtaaaggcaattgttcgattcctgttttaaaaaagtccttcaatttttcattgaaaaactttgaagtcatcgaagaaattttgattacttttcggtacccctaatatatcCTCCATAAAAAATGATTCGATTTTCGTACAAAGATCCAGTATCtaccattaaaattaaatgaaatttttgtttatgcATAAGAACTTCTTTTATTTGTAATGAATTTATTAAccttgttacgttccgaacaggaatctttttcaaaatttcctttgtagttttgatcgaccggatgtgtatcgataatgcgtattgcattctgggaacaccctgatcgaacgcagtaacggtctttcaatgtttattagatagactatcttttggcgactaaactatgattgttaatataacacattccttccttgaaatcaacgtggtcccacggccaaaatcttagatcatttcacttctccgaaccgccgaatataaacggaagtcacactcgtgtggtccgataacgccaagcgttctggaatgttcctcaagggcccacgaggcaatataaaattgtaatagaaatagtctttgcaacactacaaaattatataaattgcccatagtatttctttataccgttattatgaatacgcacacgtcaatcagttccacaatagttacagtaccgagcgcgatttaactttaataattgtaaaacgaaatagatactttttcattctaaatttttataatgtatacagattaacattttatattgtattggttatgcatgtaaaattattcaatagctaattaacaatccatagctcaagagtaaaggaaagaactatatagaaagagaggaagataagagctggacaagggaggaacacatgcacccaccatcaccacctaattaacgaatcacggtctcttacgcattggcctcacagcctaattcgttaggcgcatatcaatgcaacataaacaatttcggactaggcccactctggtcttctccgagaggtgcaagttgcgacactcttcggtgtataatcgcgaggtgcgtgtcgagggtccgtgaagtggtttagagacgagtttgttcttgaatttgttaaagtgcaaaattcagacaaagactctaatcttcacgtaaagctttcgcgttaaataatcacgttaattatcacattaaattttcaattcaatatattattttatttttttgattcaattacattcaattttattctttttaatttttaaagtataattttattttatagtttatttgaatttcacaattggccagttcaaaattctcattggtggagcgtttttatgtgtgtgtgttcttcccagaaaccaggcgtagttggcatttcacgttttgcaagaggttgattaattctaaattcatacaagtacagacattttggtgagttgtttcctttattcttccagctattttatgaatttttcggcaagtaaatcagtagttaattatttaactttgggatttccctcactgaattataattttattttgtatttgagtaattgtttctccttcaaatctacgaattgcgcgtctcggatatttacaatatttttgttcaattcattgtaattcacattacatcatatacgctaccattctaatcgcttcatattttataaaatataatctttgaatattttaattagttgaattacatttctttaattgcctccgtcatattctctaatcattgcgatcttgtgaaagggcccatatgggactagcgtatctccggatccacaaaacattaagtcccgttaacaattaatattgttagggcaaacaaatccTCGAGGCTTTGTACGCGCGCTTCCTGCACGTAACAACCTTATCcaagattgaaaattaaattaattcttagtaaaaaaaattgatttcataTTCGTAGAATACGACATTCCTCCATTTATCAGGAATGAGTTCCAGTGACTCAGAGTATACACAGAACCTCCACCACATGTGCATTAATAATATctttattatattgttaatatGAATAAAGAAAGGAATTTGACTATATATTTAAgtttaaggtgaagtggggtaagtgcagactggtttttgtaaaattaatatttaaacgtaagtattttcagtctggtATGTAAATACTTTACTAGCTGTCggtatcgaacgctttgcacaattaccattatttgattaatattaactaagaccttaattttccttgtacaatTTGGTTTTTgacaggaaattgtttaaaatgtcaactactctgcacttttcccgaaaatggggtaagagcgtaacttgaagtaaaATTCTTTGagactttatttcatgtgcaatggggcaagagcagaattattaacaaatctgctataaaatgttttttactGCGTTATGCGAGTagtctatactgcaaacaaataCTCTTATAGCTGAAATATAGAAagagatatagtgaaacaaaacaagcaaacaaacatactaaatagagaaatttcactcatattgtaataagaatagcctatatacgcacttgccccgtttacgaacttatccCACATCACCTTATACATAAAtacatgtatttaaaatatatttacaatttatgttACATTCTCTGTTTATCTCAGATAAGGCTATCATCTTAGAAGAAGGATTCGGCAACACTGAAGGAACATCCGTCACTGAGCCTATGGTggagagaaaaaagaagaaatgcaACTTGGAAAGATTTTTAATGTACGCAAGACTTCTAATGTTTTTCAAAGTTATAATATTCGTCGCGTGGTTGTGCGCTCACGTATATAGGAATTATCGTAATCAAACCGAACAAGAGAAGATCATAATGATAGACACCGCTAAAAGAGCGGAAGAGGCGTATTTTTTGGAAATGCAAAATCGCTTACAAGAAGTGCAAAATTGGCAAAGCAGATTGTAAGCACTTTTGAGAATCAGTTGGACAATGATAAAGTGTCATTAGCAGAACGATGCAAGAAATTAATTTGCGATGAGGGTGCAACATCGAGGGTAAATCGTTTGCTTTGGGCAAAAAAGATGGAAATAAAAATGGAGGAAAATCTGTAAAACAATAAATTGGAAGAAAGAGTCATTGTCAACCCAAGTGTGTGAGGAGGTTGATTTAAAGTGAAAAAAGCTTCTCGGTGCTCCACCTATAGTGGTCACGTCCAGAGTTACATACTGGTgaataagaatattaatgacaataacaattgCATCACGCAAGTCTACTATCTCGCTTACTCTCGAAACGTTTGTGACTGACATTGTTTTTGACCTAACTGATATGCGTCACTGCTTGAACGAATAGTACTACTGTCAGAAACATATGaggtgtccatttttctattttgactAATTGGAGACGTGTTCTTCCAAACACATGGGTCATCCTCTTACGCGCCAATTCCTGATTTGACTACACTAATTTCGACTCATCGAAGtcgtaaaaaaatattctagtatggaattttgattttcttcTGTTTGCAAACGTCATAACGCTAAGGTACAATTGTACTATAATTCAACGTGAAGAGATGGCGAATCTACGGAATTAGAAACTGTATAGAAATATTGAGAAAATGGCTACGCCGAAAATGTTGGATCAGCGACATATTGAGTGTTGCCTTCCTAGAAGAACTATTATCGACTGAATCATTCGActgaaatttttgtacatattaaATTAGCAATGTTGCGGATTTGCAAACTAAGACTGTGAAGAGacgttattttttatattttcattaatgaAAATGTACGTAAACATTGTGGACGAAAAAATAAACATCATCAAGCAGAATCAGCATTCATCTTCATTTTGTTCACTTCCATGCAAATAGTAATAAGTGTCATAAACCATATGTGTattgattaaataaaattatatgattttttaaatgtttaaactaGTGCAAAATTAACCTATTTTGTCAGTTatttgtttacaatttttatacaacttttggatttctaaatcttcaaattactcAAGTTTTCTGAAtctataatttctaattttttagtttttctaTTCTGTATTTCTTAAGATTTTAAACTTCTATTTTTCgaaatatcaattttctttatttctaaattatcaagcttccgaattttcaaattttataactttttaagctttacaattgcagaatgtcaggtccctaaatctccatatcctcaaattttcgaatctcaaatattctaatttttgaattattaggtttcagtacttttaaatttcctgaatttccagaattttaaattctaaaattttctatacttccacttttaaatctccaaattctcaaatccctaaattccattttccatatttttaagatTCTGAACCTACAAAtatctaattcccaaattttccaaatcaccatatccataatttacaaatctccaaattcataatGTTCCAAGCGCTgaatatttcaactttctaaattcaaaaattattaaatttcctaatttcactaatttctataccctcaaatttccaaactaaattttcaaatatctaacttACTAAACAAGTCACAGAGTTTTACATTctgtagtttctaaatttttatattttcaattttctaacagtcccaaattcttcaaatttccaaaacctccAATGGTGTGATaccaaaatttctgaatcacccgattttcaaatcattcaacttgcacatttatttatttgaattcatctccattcaaatctctaatttcattACATTTGAAGAAGAAAGTTGACGATAACAATTGTAATACATGTAAATGATGATTTCTAATTAACCTCGTtcttattattgaaaatttgaaaattgttgattttacttttatttgtcTAGTCATTTAAGTGATAAAAGTGGAAATTGAGTCGTTGAGTACACGTACACCCAGCCTTGAGCAATTTCTGCTTACAGAGGATGTTTCTAGTAACTGAGAAAAAAAGTTGTATAGAAAAAACGAATGGTACGCATAAAAATGGTACGCATAAAAAATAGAAGTGTAAATTAggaaataatgtattttaatttaaaatttaatttaagtaacataaattttataattattacatatgaaataatactataataatggtaataacaGTTTTACTTTGTATAGcataatgtaattaattatgttattataattatattcatattgttattttgttatattaattacatatcACACATGTCATGTATTTTTAAACTCGctatttttataacttttcttatttttatattaatatgttcaAATTTTACGGTCATACAGATATTTATTCCATTCAGTGTAACAATAAAGTATCTCTATTGATATTCATTTTAATgattgttttattaatatttattaataagagTACAAGTATGTTGTCAAACTTTCTATAACAATTACGTTCTTTGCaaagaataaatattaacaatagaAATTACGTAACTATCGTTCtgaatcatttatttttcaacgtGTTGTCAAGCTTAAATAACATTCacgtaaattatttataaattacgaaAAACTAAATAATAGTACGTATCATAATAATTCAGCACGTTTAAGAGAAAgaaacaaatatagaaattgtaaaaaatttaagaaatttaaaataatagaaaaagtaataatattttacaatatataaaGGTCTTTTAAGATTTTTGGACGGTTCATAGCAATCACCCTTTCTTTTGTTGCAATTCttcataaatacaaatatacacAGTATGTCCGAGAAGTaacggaattttttaaatttaaggaaaaatattagcgccatttattaaaacaatatgtcatttgaaaacagtataccttCCCTACAAAACAAAACAACCATTACTGGAATAAAGCCACGAATtataaacttatagcgtttaatgcgacagaacctttcgtcaccgtgtcacaaaatcacgggcaagcgcaacaaattgctcgcgttgaatattgcgaggatcttatcaaaatagccagacgaaactgtaaattactggaatcaattgtaactggTGATGAGATTTGGCGTTTCAAGTATGATTCTCAAACAAAGCGCCAaggtgctacgtggaaatctccaagccctccaaaattaaaaaaattgcgattccaaaagtcccgagagaagacaagGTTAATTTGCCTTTACGATTTCAGAGGAATTACACTTCGAGAATTCGTTTCACAGGGACAAAATgctaatggcgaatattatgtAGGTATTATGGAACATTtatggaagaggatcgttcgtgtgaagTCCGAATATCGAGTctcgggaagttggtttctgttgtaTGATAACACACCATgtgaactgtcgctgttcgtaAATTTTTGGTGAAAAAACAAGTTAGTGTGCTCCAACATCCGCTAAATTCGCCTGACTTATCTCCATGAtgacttcctttttccaaaactgaaattagctataaaaggacCGTTTTATGTCACTGTTACacaagtccaagcagctgtgacaagAGTGATTGAAGTGATTCTGCAAACCgtcataaaaaaatttatgttaACACTGCTTGAGCGTGCTCAGCGTTGTATTGATGCAAAAGGgatgtatttaaataataaaaataattttaacaaaataattaattcttttcgttttatttaaaaagttccgttattttCCGACATATTgcgtatatttaaaatttgtatttaaattactttataTACAGCAATATACCGTTTTATATTACTTCTTCATTCTGaacataaaattgtttatatattaGTTTGTTAAACACTTGcaccaaatttttttaaatagaagttACACATTGCTGTTTCTGCACGCCATCTAGTATATAAAATGGTACTTCTTGAAACTTATCTCATTTTCAATTGGACGCTGCAAAGTAGTGAAAAGTGTTATAAATTTTAAGGACGGTATAATATACAACGATAACGTTGCTGTTATCACGTGTTgacttttacaaatttatttatagaatgaAACGTGCTAACAGAAGACCATTTCCTTACCGTTAACTCAAACAACGTAAATCTCGAATTACCAGATACACCGGtcagtaatttttaagtttctttttttGAGAAAACAACTTACATTTGGAAAAAAGGAACAAATGCTTCATTTAAAGTATGCATCATCTAACTATACATTTTCCCATCTGCCCTTCATCAAACTGTGCCCTTCCTTAAGAAGTATTGATATTTTGAAAGAAACCAATTATCGAGCCATTTTTCGACATTTTCGTAACTGTACCAGTGCTTCTAGAAAAGTACGTGAGTCATTGGTGAAAATAAGTGGTAGTTTGAAAGGGCCAAGTCTGGTGAATATGGCGGATACAAGGGTTTCAAACCAAGCGCAGAAATTGTGCCTTTAATCGTTTTTGTTGTATGTGATGCAGCATTGTCGTGTTGCAAAATCACTTTTCCCTCTGTAACTTCTACAACTCTCTATAACCCTCTATAATCATccttgtcacagctgcttggacttgtgtaacagtatcataaaacgttccttttataactaatttcagttttggagaaaggaagtaatcacatggAGATAAGTCAAGTAAATTTTGAAGATGTTGGAGCACACAGACTTGTTTTTTTCACCAAAAATTTACGAACAGCGACAATTCACATGGCGCATTTTCAtacaacagaaaccaactttcCGACACTCGATATTCGGGGTTCACACGAAcaatcctcttccacaaatgttgcATAACACCCACATAATATTCGCAGTTAACATTTTGTctctgtggaacgaattcccgaagtgtACTTTCTTTAAAAACGTAAAGGTTAATTAACcttgtcttctctcgggactttTGGAATcgcaatttcttttattttggagggcttggagatttccacgtagcacctGGGCGCTTTATTTGAGGATCATAGTTGAAATGCCAAGTGTCATCACCAGTTATAATTGATGCCAGGAaagtacagtttcgtctggctatTTTGAtcagatcctcgcaatattcaattttatatacttcATTCACTATGCTTCGCGTTTAGTGAAGttaatagtaattaatactgattactaaaaattaataattaatgctAACTACCAATTACTGTAAAATAGTAATTAATACTATTTTGTGAAAGCGACTATTCGATCATTTATGTAACTAGCCAATACGTGACAAAAGAGgctgattaaaatttttagtatgactaataatttgataaGATATGAAGACAGAAATGTGATGTACAAGGTGTTTCAAATTATATGTCGTTACCATATATTATCTGTTTAACTGCTAAAGAGGTGGatcatgaaaataaaaaacttattTGAACTTTAACGTCAATTTTCCAGCGAATGGATCATTTTTATTCTATGGTTGCGCTTGTTTCATATATAGCATAATAAAAAGTTTCATGTATAGCATGAAAAGATAAATATAACTTTAAAATCCAAGGGAAAGGACAATTTTGCGGCAACTTTTTTTAACGAATCTCCATCGATACAGAAGTGCGGGATGACGCTAGAGTGGTCATAACAAATAGTTTTGAAACACTGCACATCATTTATTGTcactaacattttttttaacacatgatatatatatatatatatatatatatttaatgaaatcaaTGATTCATAATTTAAGATATTATACCAGAAAActtcttaatattattttttcatgaTAACGATAAGATTAGGAGATCAATATTAATCACGAGTGACAAAAGCATATCCATAACTTTCGATTAAATATTCATACATCTGATTGTCAGAGCCCTTAGCCTTAGCCATAGAATCTTTGGTTCGTAATTTTCCATTAATGTCGGGGTACTCCTTGGTTTTACTTGCTACGGTCATTTTAGAGGAACCCAACCCCACTTCATACGGCATATCTATTTCCACCTCCACTCGAATTTAGCTAAACCAATAGATAATTAGAAACTGTTTCCCCTCATCAATGTCCCGAAAAGTTGACTGCCCACTCCGAGcctttgtaaaatgtaaaacatcTTTAAAAAGTCACTCTTGAACACACACTCATCCAGAACGTATCAAAAGTCGTTCAAAGTCAAATCCACTTAACACTGCTGACGCAACGACATACATAcatttttggtccttcgagAGAGATACTTGGCCTGTCTTGAAATACACAATTTATTATTCCGAACAATTGTTCGGGTTTACGAACATACAGTTCAATTTCGTGACGAGATTTTGTACGAGAGATACTAGTGAATGTTAGTCCAAAGTACAGTGATATAGCATCCAAGGAGCCTACGACGTTTCAATCTAACAAGTAGCATTCAGCTGAATTAGAAGACCTTACTTGGACAAGCACTAACTACGGTGATCGACCGTCAGACCAGGAAAGTTGAGAATAGTATCTTCATTCCAGCAGTAGCGAAAAGCAGCATCCGAAAACAACGCCAATCAGATATTGCGTTATTGCCAACTTCGTGTCGGTAAGTGCTAACGATTCACCTTCCTTTTGTTTGTTTCCTACATTCACAAGTTTGCTTAGATCTCAAACGAAATGACTTCCTCGGTGAAATGGAACAAGCTTCAACTGTTGAACAGACAGCGTGATAACGCTAAGGATCAAGTGGCGCGCATTCTATTGTCTTTACTTGAGGATCCCGAAATGTCTACCGGGGCATTGATGGCACGACGGTCAAAATTAGATCAGATGTACAATACGTTTTCGAAAACTCAAACAGAAATAGAGGTTAATGACGGAGTTAGTAACCATGCAGAGGAGTGGCAATCatttaataatcaattttttaaagccATGGAAATAATTAACAATCAAAAAGTAATAACAACCGAAAACTATAGAGCTGCACCCAGTTATAAGGTACCAGATTCGTCAAGTACAGTAAAACCAAC
Coding sequences within:
- the LOC100881030 gene encoding uncharacterized protein LOC100881030, with the translated sequence MKEQSGINNDKAIILEEGFGNTEGTSVTEPMVERKKKKCNLERFLMYARLLMFFKVIIFVAWLCAHVYRNYRNQTEQEKIIMIDTAKRAEEAYFLEMQNRLQEVQNWQSRL